The following proteins come from a genomic window of Geomonas sp. RF6:
- a CDS encoding GDP-mannose 4,6-dehydratase yields MSPRALVTGAGGFVGRHLVAVLGARGHEVVGVTRPRSSRARSTVAAAWIEADLLDAESVLQVVKEVRPQFVYHLAALMPGASLEELVATNVMGTRNLLEALVRAGERVEGVVVAGSASEYGPVSEAELPVTERQPLAPLSPYGLSKAAQSLLVQQYHLRHALPVVRTRCFNLLGPGEPPSQVAGAFARQIAQIESGAKSAELCVGNLSGERDFLDVRDAARGLVELCERGRGGSVYNLCSGRPLLIGSILAELLDRARVPVRVVQDPALVAEREVSRIYGDPARAQRETGWRAEISLQESIRDLLTYWREKVGSAEAEG; encoded by the coding sequence GTGAGCCCGCGGGCGCTGGTGACCGGGGCCGGAGGGTTCGTGGGGCGGCACCTGGTGGCGGTTCTGGGGGCGCGGGGGCACGAGGTGGTGGGGGTGACTCGTCCCCGCTCCTCCCGCGCGAGGTCCACCGTCGCTGCTGCCTGGATCGAGGCGGATCTCCTCGATGCGGAGAGCGTCCTGCAGGTCGTAAAGGAGGTCCGGCCGCAATTCGTGTACCACCTGGCGGCACTTATGCCAGGCGCTTCCCTGGAGGAACTCGTCGCCACGAACGTGATGGGGACGAGGAACCTCCTGGAGGCGCTGGTGCGCGCCGGGGAGCGCGTCGAAGGAGTCGTGGTTGCAGGGTCCGCCTCCGAGTACGGTCCGGTTTCGGAGGCGGAGTTGCCGGTGACGGAGAGACAGCCGTTGGCACCCCTGTCGCCGTACGGGCTCAGCAAGGCCGCGCAGTCACTCCTCGTGCAGCAGTATCATCTGCGTCACGCCCTCCCGGTGGTGCGCACCCGCTGCTTCAACCTTCTGGGGCCGGGGGAGCCCCCCTCCCAGGTGGCGGGGGCCTTTGCCCGGCAGATCGCGCAGATCGAGAGCGGCGCGAAGAGCGCCGAGCTCTGCGTCGGGAACCTTTCGGGGGAGCGGGACTTCCTGGACGTTCGGGATGCCGCGCGCGGTCTCGTGGAGCTTTGCGAGAGGGGGAGAGGGGGGAGCGTGTACAACCTCTGTTCCGGCCGGCCGCTGCTGATCGGCTCCATCCTCGCGGAGCTCCTGGACCGGGCGCGCGTCCCGGTGCGGGTGGTGCAGGACCCCGCTCTCGTGGCCGAGCGGGAGGTCTCCCGCATCTACGGCGATCCCGCGAGGGCCCAGCGGGAGACGGGGTGGAGGGCGGAGATCTCTCTCCAGGAGAGTATCCGCGACCTGCTGACGTACTGGCGCGAGAAAGTTGGTAGTGCAGAGGCAGAGGGATGA
- a CDS encoding right-handed parallel beta-helix repeat-containing protein produces MWREMLSVSSSGVSGAPITYSAYGSGEPPVFNGANHVTGWTAHSGQIYRKSYAAAPGMVWFNGDFGTRVSSLASLSGANRWYWSAGVLYVYSATDPDGASIEAQARGASVYTNGKSYVTFDGLKGIHSPLAFDLEAGTGLTVQNCVADEVGTAMATFTTPYVVFQKNVITRCHFLPGGVDGGGIALSVGDNAHATIANNSISYTDAYGIGIVLDNVTGGSVYGNVIHHTGQNLAALENYGIDVWGKNFDVSQNEIYSHGRKAGDHALYIANLNNSASYNYIHDNFEMGISVETTSAAGKTNLAYNIVSGNGSDGIRLQGYSGANVYNNVLYGNNRTDGLAQLTCVAATPVVIRNNVFARGATGELRINEAAASATLSNNLYYHPAGGAFLYWKADYYAWANWGSVSGERNAYYGDPLFAVPGSDFHPLQGSPLLGRGIYVGLSKDFDGNPVPGTPAIGAYEYQTEPSPPTNLRFMQ; encoded by the coding sequence ATGTGGCGGGAGATGCTCAGCGTCTCCTCCTCCGGCGTGAGCGGCGCCCCCATCACCTACAGCGCCTACGGCAGCGGAGAGCCTCCGGTTTTCAACGGCGCCAACCACGTCACCGGGTGGACCGCGCATTCCGGGCAGATCTACCGGAAATCGTACGCCGCCGCACCGGGTATGGTCTGGTTCAACGGCGACTTCGGCACCCGCGTCTCATCCCTTGCAAGTCTCTCCGGAGCTAACCGGTGGTACTGGAGTGCCGGAGTCCTGTACGTCTACTCCGCAACCGACCCTGACGGCGCCTCGATCGAGGCGCAGGCGCGGGGAGCGAGCGTCTACACCAACGGAAAGAGCTATGTCACCTTCGACGGACTGAAGGGGATCCACAGCCCCCTCGCCTTCGACCTGGAGGCGGGGACCGGCTTGACGGTGCAAAATTGCGTCGCGGACGAAGTCGGCACCGCCATGGCGACCTTCACCACTCCGTATGTGGTATTCCAGAAAAACGTCATCACCCGCTGTCATTTTCTCCCCGGCGGGGTCGACGGCGGCGGGATCGCCCTTTCCGTCGGGGACAACGCCCACGCCACCATCGCCAACAACAGCATCTCCTACACCGACGCCTACGGCATCGGGATCGTGCTGGACAACGTCACCGGGGGGAGCGTCTACGGCAACGTTATCCACCACACCGGGCAGAACCTTGCCGCGCTGGAAAACTACGGCATCGACGTCTGGGGGAAGAACTTCGACGTCTCGCAAAACGAGATCTACTCCCACGGCAGGAAAGCGGGGGACCACGCCCTCTACATCGCCAACCTGAACAACAGCGCCTCGTACAACTACATCCACGACAACTTCGAGATGGGGATCAGCGTGGAGACGACGAGCGCCGCAGGGAAAACGAATCTCGCCTACAACATCGTGAGCGGGAACGGTTCCGACGGGATCAGGCTGCAGGGGTACTCCGGTGCCAACGTCTATAACAACGTCCTGTACGGCAACAACAGGACCGACGGGCTCGCCCAGCTCACCTGCGTGGCGGCCACGCCGGTGGTGATACGGAACAACGTCTTTGCAAGGGGGGCCACCGGGGAGCTGCGCATAAACGAGGCGGCCGCGAGCGCCACCCTCAGCAACAACCTGTACTATCACCCCGCGGGGGGCGCCTTTCTGTACTGGAAGGCGGACTACTACGCCTGGGCGAACTGGGGGAGCGTTTCCGGCGAGCGAAACGCCTACTACGGCGACCCGCTCTTTGCCGTTCCCGGCTCCGACTTCCACCCGCTGCAGGGCTCTCCGCTCCTCGGGCGCGGCATCTATGTGGGGCTCAGCAAGGACTTCGACGGCAATCCCGTCCCTGGGACCCCCGCGATAGGGGCGTACGAGTACCAGACGGAGCCGTCTCCCCCCACGAACCTGCGCTTCATGCAGTAG
- a CDS encoding InlB B-repeat-containing protein, with protein MKQLSTPAGPQRAGLASLLFCLVLSLLLACAPSHAAQTTIAWDAAASGAVAGYKVYYGTSSGSYSRSIDVGNVTSCTIPSLTDGQTYYFNVTSYDASGRQSGYANEISKTFPLSQYLLTVAKSGTGSGTVSGGAISCGTACSALLQSGTGATLSAVAASGSSFSGWSGGGCSGTGPCTVTVNAATTVTATFTKSYSITATAGANGAVKAVNNSAVSQYTDGTSTTSIVSVPAGASQSFSIVPAGGYRVAGVTVDGAAVGAVTTYTFSNVGAAHTIAATFAPAAALTVTASAGSGGSISPAGTSTVSAGGSITYTMVPRTGYHVTGVKVDGVSVGAVGRYTFSNVTASHTISATFGINSYTIAASAGTGGAISPQGNVKVNHGYGRAFTITPGTNYVISSVVVDGVSVGARTSYTFTNVTSNHTIRANFTLK; from the coding sequence ATGAAACAACTTTCCACACCTGCCGGTCCGCAAAGGGCCGGGCTCGCTTCGCTCCTCTTCTGCCTCGTCCTCTCCCTCCTTCTCGCCTGCGCCCCGTCGCACGCGGCACAGACCACCATCGCCTGGGACGCAGCCGCCTCCGGCGCGGTCGCCGGCTACAAGGTCTACTACGGCACCTCGAGCGGCTCCTACAGCAGGAGCATCGACGTCGGCAACGTCACGAGCTGCACAATTCCCTCTCTCACCGACGGCCAGACCTACTACTTCAACGTGACCTCCTACGACGCCAGCGGCCGCCAGAGCGGCTACGCGAACGAGATCAGCAAAACCTTCCCACTGTCCCAGTACCTCCTGACGGTAGCCAAAAGCGGCACCGGCTCCGGCACGGTCTCCGGCGGCGCCATAAGCTGCGGCACAGCCTGCTCGGCCCTTCTGCAATCCGGCACCGGGGCAACCCTCAGCGCGGTCGCGGCGTCCGGCTCGTCCTTTTCCGGATGGTCCGGGGGCGGATGCTCCGGAACAGGCCCCTGCACGGTAACCGTCAATGCCGCGACAACTGTAACGGCGACCTTCACCAAGAGCTACAGCATCACGGCCACGGCAGGGGCAAACGGCGCCGTGAAGGCGGTCAACAACAGCGCGGTCAGCCAATACACCGACGGCACGTCCACCACGAGCATCGTTTCGGTCCCCGCCGGCGCCAGCCAGAGCTTCTCCATCGTCCCGGCGGGCGGCTACCGCGTCGCGGGGGTGACGGTCGACGGCGCCGCTGTCGGGGCGGTTACGACCTATACCTTCTCCAACGTCGGCGCAGCTCACACCATCGCTGCGACCTTCGCGCCCGCAGCGGCCCTCACCGTGACGGCAAGCGCGGGAAGCGGCGGCAGCATCTCCCCCGCCGGGACCTCCACCGTCTCCGCGGGGGGGAGCATCACCTACACAATGGTGCCGAGGACGGGATATCACGTGACCGGTGTGAAGGTCGACGGCGTCTCCGTCGGCGCAGTGGGCCGCTACACCTTCAGCAACGTCACCGCCAGCCACACGATCAGCGCCACCTTCGGCATCAACTCCTACACCATCGCCGCTTCCGCGGGGACCGGCGGCGCCATCTCTCCGCAGGGGAACGTGAAGGTGAACCATGGCTACGGCAGGGCCTTCACCATCACCCCGGGCACCAACTATGTCATCTCCAGCGTCGTCGTCGACGGCGTTTCCGTCGGAGCGCGGACCTCGTATACCTTCACCAATGTGACGTCCAACCACACTATCAGGGCAAACTTCACATTGAAATAG
- a CDS encoding ankyrin repeat domain-containing protein: MKKCLFAALFIVLMAAQVACAGTKLSRAAVDGDLDLVKERVEKKGENVNEIDKWGWTALMWAVYYGNYPVTQYLLEHGADPNIKTEAEYGRYLPGTTALILAAAYGHDDAVAALLKKKADSSVTDRNGKRAIDYAKEYQFDKCVALLKGK, translated from the coding sequence ATGAAGAAATGTCTTTTTGCAGCGCTCTTTATAGTTCTTATGGCAGCCCAGGTCGCCTGCGCTGGTACCAAACTGTCCCGCGCCGCGGTCGATGGGGATCTGGATCTTGTGAAGGAGCGGGTGGAGAAGAAGGGTGAGAACGTTAACGAGATCGACAAGTGGGGATGGACGGCGCTCATGTGGGCGGTCTATTACGGCAACTACCCGGTCACCCAGTACCTGCTAGAGCACGGGGCAGATCCGAACATAAAGACGGAAGCGGAGTACGGCAGATACCTCCCCGGGACGACCGCTCTCATCCTCGCAGCCGCCTATGGACATGACGATGCCGTCGCCGCCCTTTTGAAGAAGAAGGCGGACTCGAGCGTAACGGACAGGAATGGGAAGAGGGCGATCGACTACGCGAAGGAGTACCAGTTCGACAAGTGCGTCGCGCTCCTGAAGGGGAAGTAG
- a CDS encoding cupredoxin domain-containing protein: MKKIVLAAVAILTSMAITSYPHAREASPKTVRAVVDADGVQRVAVTGGSYFFAPERIIVKVNMPVELLVKKEPGVVPHDMVVKAPEAGIDFAVKLGDEPKTVRFTPTKAGSYPIYCSKKLLFLESHRDKGMEGMLEVEK, encoded by the coding sequence TTGAAGAAAATCGTGCTGGCAGCTGTCGCCATTCTCACTTCGATGGCAATAACTTCTTATCCTCATGCTCGTGAGGCTTCACCAAAGACGGTCCGGGCCGTGGTCGATGCCGACGGAGTACAGCGGGTCGCGGTGACGGGGGGAAGCTACTTCTTCGCGCCGGAGCGCATCATCGTGAAGGTGAACATGCCGGTGGAGCTCCTGGTGAAGAAGGAACCGGGGGTGGTGCCGCACGACATGGTGGTGAAGGCACCCGAGGCGGGGATCGACTTCGCGGTGAAGTTGGGGGACGAGCCAAAGACCGTCCGCTTCACCCCCACGAAAGCGGGGAGCTACCCGATCTACTGCAGCAAGAAGCTCCTCTTCCTGGAGAGCCATCGGGACAAGGGGATGGAAGGGATGCTGGAGGTGGAGAAGTAA
- the fabG gene encoding 3-oxoacyl-ACP reductase FabG — MEEKKIALVTGASKGIGAATAIVLAREGYDIWLNYRSNHEAAAAVRDEITALGRSCTLLCFDVSDVAAVKATLSPLLENEIPHVLVNNAGFAKDTLMVWMGDSEWKDVLSVHLDGFFYVTRLLLPGMLKRRSGRIINIASTSGQSGVPGQVNYSAAKAGLIGATKALAAETAKRKVLVNTVSPGFIETDMTSELPMDRILPVIPMGRVGKANEVAEVVGFLASDKASYVTGQVISVNGGAYM, encoded by the coding sequence ATGGAAGAAAAAAAGATAGCTCTGGTCACCGGAGCAAGCAAGGGAATCGGAGCAGCCACAGCCATTGTCCTGGCACGCGAAGGGTACGACATCTGGCTGAATTACCGCTCCAATCACGAGGCGGCCGCTGCCGTGCGCGACGAGATAACCGCCCTCGGACGCTCCTGCACCCTCCTTTGCTTCGACGTCTCCGACGTCGCCGCCGTAAAGGCGACGCTCTCCCCCCTCCTGGAGAATGAGATTCCGCACGTACTGGTAAACAACGCGGGGTTTGCGAAGGACACCCTCATGGTGTGGATGGGGGACTCGGAGTGGAAGGACGTCCTCTCCGTGCACCTGGACGGCTTCTTTTACGTGACGAGGCTCCTCCTCCCGGGGATGCTGAAAAGAAGGAGCGGCAGGATCATCAATATCGCCTCCACCTCGGGGCAGAGCGGCGTGCCGGGGCAGGTGAACTACTCCGCGGCAAAAGCGGGGCTGATCGGCGCCACGAAGGCGCTCGCGGCAGAAACGGCGAAGCGCAAGGTCCTGGTGAATACCGTTTCCCCCGGTTTCATCGAGACGGACATGACAAGCGAGCTCCCGATGGACCGGATCCTCCCCGTCATCCCCATGGGGCGGGTCGGAAAAGCGAACGAGGTGGCGGAGGTCGTGGGCTTCCTCGCCTCCGACAAGGCCTCGTATGTGACCGGGCAGGTCATCTCCGTAAATGGCGGAGCGTACATGTAG
- a CDS encoding beta-ketoacyl-[acyl-carrier-protein] synthase family protein translates to MHRVAITGIGIVSCLGNTVDAVAESLRAGKSGIVHDPEREKLGFRSALTGAISGFDPRAHLSKKQVKTMPDFAVQAHAAALEALAMSGLAPAEIENPRTGLIFGCDSSCIAAIEQVDLLRERGETKLIGSGHVFRSMTSCITMNLNTLLKTGGACWTISSACSSGGHAVGQAADLIAFGRQERIICGGAQELNWESMCSFDALGAFSIRADDPAAASRPFDAGRDGLVPSGGAAVVILERYDLAVSRGATILGEVKGYGFSSDGAHLSVPSEDGLQRAMHDAVSRSGIKAADIDYLCAHATSTPAGDAAEARNIAAFFGAKTPPVSSLKSMTGHELWMSGASQVVYCAIMARDGFIAPNLNFTEPDEFSAKLNIAAQRIDRAPEHVLCNSAGFGGTNSCLVLGFGA, encoded by the coding sequence GTGCACAGAGTAGCAATAACCGGTATCGGTATCGTCTCCTGCCTCGGCAACACGGTTGATGCGGTGGCAGAATCGCTGCGCGCCGGGAAGTCCGGAATAGTCCACGATCCGGAGCGCGAGAAACTCGGTTTCAGAAGCGCCCTGACCGGTGCCATCAGCGGCTTCGATCCGCGGGCGCACCTTTCCAAAAAGCAGGTGAAGACCATGCCGGACTTCGCCGTCCAGGCCCATGCCGCGGCCCTGGAGGCGCTCGCCATGTCCGGCCTCGCACCGGCCGAAATCGAGAACCCCCGGACGGGGCTGATATTCGGCTGCGACTCCAGCTGCATCGCCGCCATCGAGCAGGTCGACCTCCTCCGCGAGCGCGGGGAGACGAAGCTGATCGGCTCCGGCCACGTCTTTCGCTCCATGACCTCCTGCATCACCATGAACCTCAACACGCTCCTAAAGACCGGCGGCGCCTGCTGGACCATCAGCTCCGCCTGCTCCAGCGGCGGGCACGCGGTCGGCCAGGCGGCGGACCTGATTGCCTTCGGACGGCAGGAGAGGATCATCTGCGGTGGCGCGCAGGAGCTGAACTGGGAGTCGATGTGCTCCTTCGACGCCCTCGGCGCCTTCTCCATCAGGGCTGACGATCCCGCGGCCGCCTCGCGCCCCTTCGACGCCGGTCGCGACGGGCTCGTGCCGAGCGGCGGCGCCGCTGTGGTGATTCTCGAGCGCTACGACCTCGCGGTATCGCGCGGCGCGACGATCCTCGGGGAGGTGAAGGGGTACGGATTCTCCTCCGACGGGGCGCATCTCTCCGTTCCGAGCGAGGACGGACTGCAGCGGGCGATGCACGACGCGGTCTCCCGCTCCGGCATCAAGGCCGCCGACATCGACTACCTCTGCGCCCACGCCACCTCCACTCCGGCGGGGGACGCAGCGGAGGCTCGCAACATTGCCGCCTTTTTCGGCGCGAAGACCCCGCCGGTCTCGTCTCTCAAGTCGATGACCGGCCACGAGCTCTGGATGTCCGGCGCCTCCCAGGTCGTCTACTGCGCCATCATGGCGCGCGACGGGTTCATTGCCCCGAACCTGAACTTCACCGAGCCGGACGAGTTCTCGGCAAAGCTCAACATCGCAGCGCAACGCATCGACCGGGCGCCGGAGCATGTCCTTTGCAACTCGGCCGGTTTCGGAGGCACCAATTCCTGCCTCGTCCTGGGGTTCGGCGCTTGA
- a CDS encoding phytoene desaturase family protein has translation MYDCIVIGAGISGITSAITLAQHGYQVALLEKAQVSAPVLRGFSRRGVHFDTGFHYAGGLAPGEPLDLFLRYLGVLDGIATFPFSDEGFDIFHCASERFQFAVPAGYDRLREALSEAFPAERGAVERYLEMVAAVCREMPYLNLDAEIDSGNMLQRVIGPSLSDVLDALTENRLLKSVLSMHTLLYGVSRSEISFAQHASIVGGYYESARGIRGGGVSLARVFDARLETLGVECRTGCGVSEICVSPGGEVSGVRLDSGEVLAAKACISTVHPRMLLHIAPHGAFRPAYRKRLEMLEETVSACIAFATCNDSVPALAGCNRFLLPDPEALEHLGARGIEDGPLYLSAAYRNGGSDPAGFLAIFPAKAGETERWGESSLGRRPQEYGAFKSELLERMRGRIEREFPELAATIEHFEGSTPLTIRDYCSNPGGGLYGVKHMVGQYNPHPVTRVSGLFLAGQGVVAPGLLGAVLSGLLACGSILGHDRLRKDIKGCS, from the coding sequence ATGTACGACTGCATAGTCATCGGCGCGGGGATCTCCGGGATCACCTCGGCGATCACCCTCGCGCAGCACGGCTACCAGGTGGCCCTCCTGGAAAAGGCGCAGGTGAGCGCGCCGGTCCTGCGCGGCTTCTCCCGCAGAGGGGTCCATTTCGACACCGGCTTCCACTACGCAGGGGGGCTTGCCCCGGGAGAGCCGCTCGACCTCTTCCTGCGCTACCTCGGGGTGCTGGACGGTATCGCCACCTTCCCCTTTTCCGACGAGGGATTCGATATCTTCCACTGTGCCTCCGAAAGGTTCCAGTTTGCGGTCCCCGCCGGCTACGACCGTCTCCGCGAGGCCCTCTCCGAAGCCTTCCCGGCGGAGCGGGGAGCGGTGGAGCGCTACCTCGAGATGGTGGCGGCGGTGTGCCGGGAGATGCCGTATCTCAATCTCGATGCGGAGATCGACTCGGGGAACATGCTGCAGCGCGTCATCGGTCCGTCCCTTTCCGATGTGCTGGACGCCCTCACGGAGAACCGGCTTCTAAAGAGCGTCCTCTCCATGCACACCCTCTTGTACGGCGTGTCGCGCAGCGAGATCTCCTTTGCCCAGCACGCGAGCATCGTTGGCGGCTACTACGAGTCCGCCCGCGGCATCCGCGGCGGCGGCGTGAGCCTCGCCCGCGTCTTCGACGCACGCCTTGAGACTCTCGGGGTGGAGTGCCGCACCGGTTGCGGCGTTTCCGAGATCTGCGTCTCCCCCGGTGGCGAGGTGAGCGGGGTGCGGCTCGACAGCGGCGAGGTCCTCGCGGCAAAGGCGTGCATCTCCACGGTGCACCCCCGGATGCTCCTCCATATCGCACCGCACGGCGCCTTCCGCCCCGCCTACCGCAAAAGGCTGGAGATGCTGGAGGAGACGGTTTCCGCCTGCATCGCCTTCGCGACCTGCAACGATTCCGTTCCCGCCCTCGCGGGGTGCAACCGCTTCCTCCTCCCCGACCCGGAGGCGCTGGAGCACCTCGGCGCGAGAGGGATCGAGGACGGGCCCCTGTATCTGAGTGCCGCCTACCGCAATGGAGGCAGCGACCCCGCGGGGTTCCTGGCGATCTTCCCGGCAAAGGCCGGCGAGACGGAGCGTTGGGGGGAGAGCAGCCTCGGCAGGCGCCCGCAGGAGTACGGCGCCTTCAAGAGTGAGCTCCTCGAGAGGATGCGAGGGCGCATCGAGCGGGAATTCCCGGAGCTTGCCGCGACGATAGAGCACTTCGAGGGATCGACCCCTCTCACCATCCGGGACTACTGCAGCAACCCCGGCGGGGGGCTCTACGGCGTGAAGCACATGGTCGGTCAGTACAACCCGCACCCTGTCACCCGGGTGAGCGGGCTCTTCCTCGCGGGGCAGGGTGTCGTCGCCCCGGGGCTCCTCGGTGCGGTCCTCTCCGGGTTGCTCGCCTGCGGCAGCATCCTCGGGCATGACCGCTTGAGAAAGGATATAAAGGGATGCAGCTAA
- a CDS encoding beta-ketoacyl-[acyl-carrier-protein] synthase family protein: MQLRRVVITGIGAISPLGRGVDALMAGLLEGKSGVVAAPSLAEIGAMRTRVAALVTGVDPMEIPRKFRRSMSSMSVFATLACQDAAAMAGIPEESFCSGRLGVCIGSTTGSAGTMEEFFRDYGIDHSLERMKSTIFFHIINHSCASNVAQALGVTGRILAPSAACSTSCQAVGYGAEMIALGRQDFVFCGGADEFHPLTSGTFDIMNAASSRFNDSPTSTPRPFDLDRDGIVCGEGSGILLLESLDSALARGAEILAEVAGFATNSDPASIANPNPDAISACMREALADAGIDPGEVDYVNAHATGTELGDIAECEAIARVVGGDTPVSSLKGHLGHTMAASGTLELAGCLEMMRQGKLIPTRNLEKVDPRCAGVRHLQQVEEKKLEVVLKNNFALGGVNSSIILRRYHR; this comes from the coding sequence ATGCAGCTAAGACGCGTTGTCATAACGGGAATAGGGGCGATCTCCCCGCTCGGTCGCGGCGTCGACGCCCTCATGGCGGGACTTCTCGAGGGGAAGAGCGGAGTCGTTGCCGCACCAAGTCTTGCCGAGATCGGCGCCATGCGCACGCGGGTTGCAGCGCTGGTCACCGGCGTCGACCCGATGGAGATCCCGCGCAAGTTTCGCCGCTCCATGTCCAGCATGTCGGTCTTTGCCACCCTTGCCTGCCAGGACGCCGCCGCCATGGCGGGAATCCCGGAGGAAAGCTTCTGCTCCGGTAGACTCGGGGTGTGCATCGGCTCCACCACCGGCTCGGCGGGGACGATGGAGGAATTCTTCCGCGACTACGGCATCGACCATAGTCTGGAGCGGATGAAGTCCACCATCTTCTTCCACATCATAAACCACAGCTGCGCCTCCAACGTCGCCCAGGCCCTCGGCGTCACCGGCCGCATCCTCGCACCGTCGGCGGCGTGCTCCACGAGTTGCCAGGCGGTGGGGTACGGCGCGGAGATGATCGCGCTCGGCAGGCAGGACTTCGTCTTCTGCGGCGGTGCGGACGAGTTCCATCCGCTCACCTCCGGCACCTTCGACATCATGAACGCCGCCTCCAGCCGCTTCAACGATTCCCCCACCAGCACGCCGCGCCCCTTCGACCTCGACCGGGACGGCATCGTCTGCGGCGAAGGGAGCGGCATCCTGCTCCTCGAATCCCTCGACTCGGCGCTCGCCCGCGGAGCGGAGATCCTCGCGGAGGTCGCGGGTTTTGCCACCAATTCCGACCCGGCAAGCATCGCCAATCCCAATCCGGACGCCATCAGCGCCTGCATGCGGGAGGCGCTCGCCGATGCCGGGATCGACCCGGGGGAGGTCGACTACGTCAATGCCCACGCCACCGGCACCGAGCTTGGCGACATAGCGGAATGCGAGGCGATCGCCCGTGTCGTAGGCGGTGATACTCCGGTCAGCAGCCTGAAGGGGCACCTCGGGCACACCATGGCGGCGAGCGGGACGCTGGAGCTTGCCGGCTGCCTCGAGATGATGCGGCAGGGAAAGCTCATACCGACCCGCAACCTGGAAAAGGTCGACCCGCGCTGCGCCGGAGTGCGTCACCTGCAGCAGGTGGAAGAGAAGAAGCTCGAAGTGGTACTGAAAAACAACTTCGCCCTCGGGGGCGTAAACTCATCAATAATCCTCAGGAGATATCATAGATGA
- a CDS encoding acyl carrier protein, with translation MTDQEIVSLINSSLATEFEYPEEKMTPETALFDDMGLDSLDVVDLVIVLETAFGMKIREEEAIRQIRTLGDIHSFVIAKKAQLKG, from the coding sequence ATGACCGACCAAGAGATCGTTTCCCTCATCAACAGTTCCCTCGCCACGGAGTTCGAGTACCCGGAGGAGAAAATGACCCCGGAGACCGCACTGTTCGACGACATGGGACTGGACAGTCTCGACGTCGTCGACCTGGTTATCGTCCTTGAGACCGCCTTCGGAATGAAGATCCGCGAGGAGGAGGCGATCAGGCAGATCCGCACCCTCGGCGACATCCACAGCTTCGTGATAGCGAAGAAAGCGCAGCTGAAGGGGTAA
- a CDS encoding lysophospholipid acyltransferase family protein, whose protein sequence is MSIPLSQCGARRGGGIEVLLLNLFFFPMMILWTALGIAAAPFCLVLLKLFTRWDWGRVVRTLIGIHGHGVVLILSPFVSFTGEGLEEISYPCILVVNHLSFFDSYFMAELPSRDIVFAVGAWPFKMYWYTFFMRLARYLDVESTPWDEVIGTCKETFGSRGAVLFFPEGHRSRNGKLQQFHSGAFRLASETGIPIVPLCITGTDTLLPPKHYLLHPAKVRLKALPPVDPKTFPGPMGHLGLRRHLAEVMARGLAEMRGERS, encoded by the coding sequence GTGTCCATACCTTTGTCGCAGTGCGGGGCGCGAAGAGGGGGAGGGATCGAGGTGCTTCTGCTGAACCTCTTCTTCTTCCCGATGATGATACTCTGGACTGCGCTGGGGATCGCGGCGGCTCCCTTTTGCCTCGTCCTTCTGAAGCTCTTCACGCGCTGGGACTGGGGACGGGTTGTACGCACCCTGATCGGGATCCACGGGCACGGGGTGGTGCTGATCCTCTCCCCCTTCGTCTCCTTCACGGGAGAGGGGCTGGAGGAGATCTCCTACCCCTGCATCCTCGTGGTGAACCACCTCTCCTTCTTCGACAGCTACTTCATGGCGGAGCTTCCCTCCCGCGACATCGTCTTCGCGGTGGGGGCGTGGCCCTTCAAGATGTACTGGTACACCTTCTTCATGCGGCTCGCCCGCTACCTCGACGTCGAGAGCACCCCGTGGGATGAGGTCATCGGCACCTGCAAGGAGACCTTCGGCAGCCGCGGCGCCGTTCTCTTCTTCCCGGAGGGGCACCGCAGCAGGAACGGGAAGCTGCAGCAGTTCCACTCCGGCGCCTTCCGCCTCGCCTCCGAGACCGGCATCCCCATCGTTCCGTTGTGCATCACCGGGACCGACACCCTCCTTCCCCCGAAACATTACCTGCTCCACCCCGCGAAGGTCCGCCTGAAGGCGCTCCCTCCCGTCGACCCGAAGACCTTCCCCGGTCCGATGGGGCACCTCGGGCTGCGCAGGCACCTCGCCGAGGTCATGGCTCGCGGTCTTGCCGAGATGCGGGGAGAGAGGTCCTGA